The window GATTCCGGGACACGCTGCTACTTCAGCGTCGCAGCGATCTCGCCGGCGAGTTGGCCTAGCAGGCGGCTTTGTGCCGCGGCCATCTCGTCGTAGCCGTCCTTCTTCATCGGCTCGCTGCCGGACCAGCTCTTCGAGGTGATCATGCGGCGGTCGGGCAGGGAATAGACGCGCCATGCGGCGTCGAGCACGGCTTCACCATTGGAGGTGCCATGGAGCTGGCGGATATCGATGCTGACCTGATAGCGGATCTCGCCATCGCTGCCCCATGGGTAGACGCGGACATTGCCGGTGCCGAGACGGCGGCCGAGGTTGGTCGCGGTGACGCGGGCAATGTTCTCCTCGAGGTCACCGGCCCAGCGATGGGACTCGGCGACGGCCATGCGGTTGCCGCTCTCCTGATAGACGAGATTGGCGCGATCAAGATAACCGGCGAGGGAAATGGGGCCAACCCCGACACCCATGCCACCTCCAGAAGGCGGTGGGCCTTCCGGGGTGAGGACGTAGAAGGACTTGGCGGGGGCGCAGGAGAAAAGCTGCATCGCCAGGGCGCCAATGATGCCGAGTTTGAAGAGGGAGCGGAGCATGGCTGGAAAGGGTGTTATCGCTTTGCGCGCGGCTTTGGATCTCCGGAGCCTTCGCGACCGAAGAGCAGGGAGTTCGGCTTTTCTTCGATGGAGTCGGAGAGGACCTTGAAGGAGCGGAGAGCGGCGCGGAGTTCGTCGAGGGTGCGGGCGAGGTCGCCTTGCATCGCGCCATTCGGCCCGAGGCTGTCGACGCTGCTGCGGACTTGCTTGAGCGTGGCTTGCAGCTCGGCGGTTAGATTCTGGGTCTCGTCCTTGGCGAGCAGCTTCTTGGCTTGGGCGAGCGCGCCTTCGGCTTCATCGAGCGTGCCACGGACATCCTTGACGGTGATGGCGATTTCGTCGGCGGCGGTGCCGAACTTGTTCAAGGTCTCGTCCAGCGGAAGGGCTTCGATCTTGGCGAGGATGGCATTGACCTTGTCCTGGAGCTGGGCGAGGCCGGAGGCATCAGCGGTCGGGATTACGTCGTATTCGCCGAGCTTGACCAGTTCGGCCGGAGCGACGCCAGGTACGAAGTCGAAATCCACATAGAGTGCACCGGTAAGCAGCGAGCCGGTGCTGAGCTTGGCGCGCAGGCCACGGCGGACACATTCGGCAAGGGTGTCGGTCGGTGCCTGGATGTTCTCGACGGCTTTCCGGAGGGTCTCGGAATCAATTTCGACTACTACCGGCACACGCGAGTCGCCGGGCGGCGAGTGCCTGAAGCTGATCTCGGATACCCGGCCGAGATGGATGCCGCGGAATTCGACCGGAGCTCCAATCGAAAGGCCGCGGACCGATTGGTCGAAGAACAGGAGGACGCGACGATCCGGCTTGAAGATGGATTTCTCCGCGGCTTCCTGATCCGGATAGAGCTGGAAGACCGCGCCGTCCTGCACTGGTGCGCCGGGGTCACCGCCTTTCGGCACGGAAAAGACCGCGCCGCCAGAAAGCATGGCCTGGAACGATGGCGTGCTAACCTTCACGCCATCGGCACCGGCCGTGACATCGATGCCGCTGGTGTTCCAGAAGCAGGTGCCTTGGCTGACGAGCGAGGAGTATTCGTCCTTCAGGAAGATATCAAAGCGGATCCGGCGGTTGGCGATGTCTAGCGTGCGGCGCTCCACGCGGCCGACTTCGAAGCCGCGGTAGTAGATGGGCGCGCCAACCGCCAAGGAACCGGCGTCTTCCGAGATCAGAGTGAGGCGCAAGCCTGGCACGCTCGCGGGAGTGACCGGGGGCTCCTCCAGACCATCGTAGTGATTCACCGTCTGGTTTCCGTCGCCGGGCTCGAGTTCAAGGTAGGCGCCTTCGATGAGCGTGCTCGCGCCGGAAAGGGAGCCGGCGGAAAGGCGTGCCTTCACCACCCAGAAGCGGGTGCCCTGGCGTAGCAGATGGGCCGAGCCGGGGTCCATGCGAACTTCCGCGACCACGGAGAGGAGATCGTCGGCCAGGTCGATCTTCTCCAGCATGCCGACCCGGACGGAACGGCAGCGAACCTCGGTGGCGCCTGCCTTGATGCTGTCGGCAGTCTCGAAGCGGACGTAGGCAAGCGGTCCGCGCCCGGCGTAGTGCTTCCACACCAGGCTGCCTGCTACGATGAGGGCAAGCAAGGGCACCACCCACACGCTGCTCCAGCGGCGGCGGTGGCGGACGATGGCGCGCGGTTCGTGCTCGGGCGTCTCTTCGGTCATGGGGTATCGGATAGGTCACGACCCAGGTGCTGGTCCCACAGCAGGCGGGGGTCGAAGCTGATGGCGGCGAACATGGTCAGAATGACGACCGCTGCAAAGGAAAGGATCGCCGGACCGGGCAAGACATTAGAAAGCGCGCCGACCTGCACCAGCGCCACCAGGATGGAGACGACAAAGACGTCCACCATCGACCAGCGGCCGACGAGCTCGGTGATGTGATAGAGCCGGGTGAGGTTTTTCGGCGAGGTGTGGGTCTTTCCCGCAGCGGCGAAGCAGAGCCAGCAAAGGGCGATCATCTTCAGCACCGGGATCATGATGCTGGCGGAGAAGATGATGACGGCCACGAGGAAGTCGCCCTTCTTCCAGAAATTCAGCACGCCGGACATGATCGTATCGTGCGAGGCGCCGCCGATCGTGCCAACCGACATGATCGGAAGCATGTTGGCGGGGAAATAGAGGGCGATCGAAGCGACGAGGAAGCACCAGGTGCGCTCCAGGCTATGGGGTTTTCGCAGGTGCAAGGGGCTATGGCAGCGCGGGCAGTGGCCGAGTTCGACGGGGCTCACC is drawn from Luteolibacter sp. Y139 and contains these coding sequences:
- a CDS encoding PqiB family protein; this translates as MTEETPEHEPRAIVRHRRRWSSVWVVPLLALIVAGSLVWKHYAGRGPLAYVRFETADSIKAGATEVRCRSVRVGMLEKIDLADDLLSVVAEVRMDPGSAHLLRQGTRFWVVKARLSAGSLSGASTLIEGAYLELEPGDGNQTVNHYDGLEEPPVTPASVPGLRLTLISEDAGSLAVGAPIYYRGFEVGRVERRTLDIANRRIRFDIFLKDEYSSLVSQGTCFWNTSGIDVTAGADGVKVSTPSFQAMLSGGAVFSVPKGGDPGAPVQDGAVFQLYPDQEAAEKSIFKPDRRVLLFFDQSVRGLSIGAPVEFRGIHLGRVSEISFRHSPPGDSRVPVVVEIDSETLRKAVENIQAPTDTLAECVRRGLRAKLSTGSLLTGALYVDFDFVPGVAPAELVKLGEYDVIPTADASGLAQLQDKVNAILAKIEALPLDETLNKFGTAADEIAITVKDVRGTLDEAEGALAQAKKLLAKDETQNLTAELQATLKQVRSSVDSLGPNGAMQGDLARTLDELRAALRSFKVLSDSIEEKPNSLLFGREGSGDPKPRAKR
- a CDS encoding PqiC family protein; the protein is MLRSLFKLGIIGALAMQLFSCAPAKSFYVLTPEGPPPSGGGMGVGVGPISLAGYLDRANLVYQESGNRMAVAESHRWAGDLEENIARVTATNLGRRLGTGNVRVYPWGSDGEIRYQVSIDIRQLHGTSNGEAVLDAAWRVYSLPDRRMITSKSWSGSEPMKKDGYDEMAAAQSRLLGQLAGEIAATLK
- a CDS encoding paraquat-inducible protein A, which gives rise to MEIRSAAAEGLASCHLCGKVSPVELGHCPRCHSPLHLRKPHSLERTWCFLVASIALYFPANMLPIMSVGTIGGASHDTIMSGVLNFWKKGDFLVAVIIFSASIMIPVLKMIALCWLCFAAAGKTHTSPKNLTRLYHITELVGRWSMVDVFVVSILVALVQVGALSNVLPGPAILSFAAVVILTMFAAISFDPRLLWDQHLGRDLSDTP